The Ferrimonas balearica DSM 9799 genome includes the window GAACGGGCCGTCACACCAAACCAGGTCATAGACGTTGTCGACGCCCTGGATGTACATGGCCAGACGCTCAATACCGTAGGTGATCTCACCGGTTACCGGCTTACACTCGAGGCCACCAACCTGCTGGAAGTAGGTGAACTGGGTCACTTCCATGCCGTCGAGCCACACTTCCCAGCCCAGACCCCAGGCACCCAGAGTCGGGTTTTCCCAGTTGTCTTCCACAAAGCGGATGTCGTGCACCTGAGTGTCTACACCCAGTGCGCGCAGGGAACCCAGGTAGAGATCCTGGATGTTGTCCGGGCTCGGCTTCAGCATCACCTGGAACTGGTAGTAGTGCTGGAGACGGTTGGGGTTTTCGCCGTAGCGACCGTCGGTAGGACGGCGGGAGGGCTGAACGTAAGCGGCGGCAAAGGGCTCCGGGCCCAGAGCACGCAGGCAGGTGAGTGGGTGGGAGGTTCCTGCTCCCACTTCCTTGTCCAGAGGCTGGACAACGGCGCAGCCTTGCTGGGCCCAGTAGTCCTGCAGGGCAAGGATCATGCCCTGGAAGGTCTTGGTATCATACTTCTGCATGGGATCGACCTGAATGCGGTAGAAAATGACGGTAAATGGGGGTGATTATACCCTGTGCTACGGTCGAATGTAGGTTAAATTTTATGCCCGGAGCCGTTGAGCCATAAGGAAAAGCGATGAGTGAAGGACGATGCACTTGGTGCGGGGACGATCCCCAGTATGTGGCCTACCACGACAATCAGTGGGGCCGACCGGTCTACGACAAATATGAGCTGTTCGAAAAGCTGTGTCTGGATGGTCAGCAGGCGGGACTATCCTGGCTGATCATTCTGCGCAAAACCGAGCACTACCGAACCGCTTTTGACGGCTTTGATCCGGCCAAGATAGCGCAATACGATGAGGCCAAAGTGGAGGTCTTATTGCAAAACCCCGGCATTGTCCGTAACCGGCTTAAGGTGAACTCCATCATCCGTAACGCCAAAGCCTTTTTGGCGATGGAGCAACAGGGCATCGATTTCAGTGCGTTTCTTTGGGATTTTGTCGGAGGGCAGCCAAAACTGAACCATTGGCAAACCACCGCCGAATTGCCCGCCACCTCAGCCGAGTCTGATGCCATGAGCAAAGCGCTGAAGAAGGCGGGCTTTAACTTTGTGGGGTCCACCATCTGTTATGCCTTTATGCAGGCGGTGGGGATGGTGAACGACCATCTGGTCAGCTGCCCACAGCACGCGGAATGTCAGCGCTGATCGGATTGCAAAAAAAGGGGAGCCGCAGGCTCCCCTTTTTGGTTGGGCCATCAGTTACAGGCGGGTCTTCTCGAAGAAGAAGGCCTGTCGCTCTTCACCCTTGCTGTCGATGCGGTCCATGGTCGCGGCATCGTACAGGCGGCCGTTGACCATGGTGTACTGCACCTTGTCACTGTCGCGAATGTTCGCCAACGGGTCACCGTCAATCACCACCAGGTCAGCCAGTTTACCCGGCGTGACGGAGCCAAGCTGGTGATCCATACCGAAGTGGATGGCTGGATTGAGGGTGGCGGTTTTCAGCGCTTCAAGGTTGCTCATGCCGCCCTGGGCGAACATCCAGATCTCCCAGTGGGCACCCAGACCTTCCCGCTGTCCGTGGGCACCGATGTTGCTGTGAACGCCAAGGTCGCCCACCTCTTTGGCTCCGCGCGCCACATTAAAGTGGTTGTA containing:
- the glyQ gene encoding glycine--tRNA ligase subunit alpha, producing MQKYDTKTFQGMILALQDYWAQQGCAVVQPLDKEVGAGTSHPLTCLRALGPEPFAAAYVQPSRRPTDGRYGENPNRLQHYYQFQVMLKPSPDNIQDLYLGSLRALGVDTQVHDIRFVEDNWENPTLGAWGLGWEVWLDGMEVTQFTYFQQVGGLECKPVTGEITYGIERLAMYIQGVDNVYDLVWCDGPFGTITYGDVFLQNEIEQSTYNFEHADVDFLFAHFDQSEKECQKLLALEKPLPLPAYERILDAAHAFNLLDARKAISVTERQRYILRIRTLTKAVAEAYYASREALGFPMCKPAK
- a CDS encoding DNA-3-methyladenine glycosylase I gives rise to the protein MSEGRCTWCGDDPQYVAYHDNQWGRPVYDKYELFEKLCLDGQQAGLSWLIILRKTEHYRTAFDGFDPAKIAQYDEAKVEVLLQNPGIVRNRLKVNSIIRNAKAFLAMEQQGIDFSAFLWDFVGGQPKLNHWQTTAELPATSAESDAMSKALKKAGFNFVGSTICYAFMQAVGMVNDHLVSCPQHAECQR